Proteins from one Desulfocurvus vexinensis DSM 17965 genomic window:
- the aprB gene encoding adenylyl-sulfate reductase subunit beta — protein sequence MPTFVDPSKCDGCKGGEKTACMYICPNDLMILDPEEMKAYNQEPDACWECYSCVKICPQGAITARPYADFAPMGGTSIPMRSSEDIMWTIKFRDGSVKRFKFPIRTTPEGSIKPFDGKPEPGDIESELLFTETALATPKEALCQKFDVADGGKSQCWQDIPCE from the coding sequence ATGCCGACTTTTGTTGATCCCTCGAAGTGCGATGGATGCAAGGGTGGCGAGAAAACCGCTTGCATGTACATCTGCCCCAACGACCTCATGATCCTGGATCCTGAGGAGATGAAGGCGTACAACCAGGAGCCGGACGCCTGTTGGGAGTGTTACTCCTGCGTGAAGATCTGCCCCCAGGGCGCCATCACGGCCCGCCCCTACGCCGACTTCGCGCCCATGGGCGGCACCTCGATTCCCATGCGCTCCTCCGAAGACATCATGTGGACCATCAAGTTCCGCGACGGTTCCGTGAAGCGCTTCAAGTTCCCCATTCGCACCACCCCTGAGGGCTCCATCAAGCCCTTCGACGGCAAGCCCGAGCCCGGCGACATCGAGAGCGAGCTGCTCTTCACCGAGACCGCCCTCGCGACTCCCAAGGAAGCCCTCTGCCAGAAGTTCGACGTCGCCGACGGCGGCAAGAGCCAGTGCTGGCAGGACATTCCCTGCGAGTAG
- the sat gene encoding sulfate adenylyltransferase: protein MSKLVPPHGGKGLVECLLKGDALKAELKKAEGLKTLEISNRVKGDLIMLGIGGFSPLSGFMGKADWKSVCENFTLADGTFWPVPVCLDTNDDSVKVGDEIALKNDGEIFATMKVTEKYELTEADKKWECEKVYRGSGEESEGDKFWEIAPKDHPGVQMVLAQGKFNLAGPVKVLSEGDYADRYPGVYKTPAQIRAEMEAKGWANVAALQLRNPMHRSHEYLAKIACEVCDGVVIHSLIGNLKPGDIPGQVRIKCIQTLIEKYFVKDNVINAGYPLDMRYAGPREALLHATFRQNYGINKMLIGRDHAGVGDFYGLFEAQEIFDRIPYANEACPTPGKALLTQPMKIDWTFYCYKCDGMASLRTCPHGKEDRVILSGTKLRKALSEGAEVPDHFGRDEVLAILREYYEGLTEKVEIKMQGAASGAVMK, encoded by the coding sequence ATGTCCAAACTGGTTCCCCCTCATGGTGGCAAGGGCCTGGTCGAGTGTCTGCTCAAGGGCGACGCCCTCAAGGCCGAGCTGAAGAAGGCCGAAGGCCTCAAGACCCTGGAGATCTCCAACCGCGTCAAGGGCGACCTGATCATGCTCGGCATCGGCGGCTTCTCCCCGCTGTCCGGCTTCATGGGCAAGGCCGACTGGAAGAGCGTGTGCGAGAACTTCACCCTGGCCGACGGCACCTTCTGGCCCGTGCCCGTGTGCCTGGACACCAACGACGACTCCGTGAAGGTCGGTGACGAGATCGCCCTGAAGAACGACGGCGAGATCTTCGCGACCATGAAGGTCACCGAGAAGTACGAGCTGACCGAGGCCGACAAGAAGTGGGAGTGCGAGAAGGTCTACCGCGGCAGCGGCGAGGAGTCCGAGGGCGACAAGTTCTGGGAGATCGCCCCCAAGGATCACCCCGGCGTGCAGATGGTCCTGGCCCAGGGCAAGTTCAACCTGGCCGGCCCGGTGAAGGTCCTCTCCGAGGGCGACTACGCTGACCGCTACCCCGGCGTCTACAAGACCCCGGCCCAGATCCGCGCCGAGATGGAAGCCAAGGGCTGGGCCAACGTCGCCGCCCTGCAGCTGCGCAACCCCATGCACCGCTCCCACGAGTACCTGGCCAAGATCGCCTGCGAAGTCTGCGACGGCGTGGTCATCCACTCGCTCATCGGCAACCTGAAGCCCGGCGACATCCCGGGTCAGGTCCGCATCAAGTGCATCCAGACCCTGATCGAGAAGTACTTCGTGAAGGACAACGTGATCAACGCGGGCTACCCCCTCGACATGCGCTACGCCGGTCCCCGCGAGGCTCTGCTGCACGCCACCTTCCGTCAGAACTACGGCATCAACAAGATGCTCATCGGCCGTGACCACGCTGGCGTGGGCGACTTCTACGGCCTGTTCGAGGCCCAGGAGATCTTCGACCGCATCCCCTACGCCAACGAGGCGTGCCCCACCCCGGGCAAGGCGCTGCTGACCCAGCCCATGAAGATCGACTGGACCTTCTACTGCTACAAGTGTGACGGCATGGCCTCCCTGCGCACCTGCCCGCACGGCAAGGAAGACCGCGTCATCCTGTCCGGCACCAAGCTGCGCAAGGCCCTGTCCGAGGGCGCCGAGGTTCCGGATCACTTCGGCCGCGACGAGGTCCTGGCCATCCTGCGCGAGTACTACGAGGGTCTGACCGAGAAGGTCGAGATCAAGATGCAGGGTGCCGCTTCCGGCGCCGTGATGAAGTAG